The SAR116 cluster alpha proteobacterium HIMB100 region TTGTTCATGGAACTGAGGCTGAGGTCTGTATCTAAGAGATAAAACCGTCCCTGTTGCACAGGCTCGCCACCATCTTTCATTGTGCCGGCCCAAAACCGTCCAGCCGGGTCCACAGTACCGTCATTAAATCTGTTTTCAGCGATGTTTTCTTCAGGATCTATAATATGTGTCTTCAGCCCAGTATGGGGATCAAAAAACCAAAAACCAGATTTGGCCGCGACCACAAGGCCACCGCCATCACGTCTGGCGATGCATCCTACAGGCTCCCCAAAGCTGAAGCTCTCATTATTGCCACTCGCGGGATCAAAACAATGGATTAAACCGCCGGTTATATCTACCCACCACAATTTCTGATCGTCACAATCCCAGACAGCGCCTTCCCCCAGACGTTCTGCGGCAGAGACAACTGTTTTAATTTGTACTGACATCAGATGGCCTCCTGCAGTTTTTACCTCTTAGCGTGTTTTTACCAGAACCGTCCTAGAATGTCAGTCTTGGACAAGTATTTTGAATATTTTGTATCAGCAGATGGCGCGGGCTGTGTGGTAATGATAGGTTGGCGTTCAGGCTTTGGCCATGTGAATGAGGAAGGTGATGTCAAAAGAAACACGAATTCTGATCTACGGTGATTCAAACAGCTGGGGATATCTGGATGACGGTTTGGGGCGGCGGTTTGCTAGGCGTTGGCCAGTTGAAATGCTTACCCTTTTGTCTGCACGACATTCTGTTTCTGTCATAGAGGAATGTCTGCCCGGGCGCACAACAAATCTGCCTGACCCTGAAATGGGGGCCTACTTCGATGGTCAAATGCCCTTAGAAGCACTGCTTCGGTCGCATCAGCCACTTGACCATATTCTGGTCATGCTGGGTACAAATGATTTGAAGGCGCGTTTCAACAGAACAGCAGAGGATATTGCAGCTGCTGTTATTGGTCTGGCAAAAATGGCCCGATCAGTCCCTGTTGGCCGAGGCGGCTGGTCTTCTGCTGAGGCCCCAGAGGTAAGCGTAATTTGTCCTTTGATTATTGGCCAGAAGGCGAGTGACCCAGGCTGGGAAAGGGTAGCTGAGTGGGCGGGGGCGAACAAAAAGTCAGAAGCGCTGCCTTTGGCGTTGCAACGAGCCTGCAGCGCGGCCAGTGTCACAATGTTTGACGGAAATGAATTTGGTCAATCTTCAGAACGCGATCCCATTCATTGGAGTGAAGAAACACATATCCGGTTCGGAGCCGGAATGGCACAGGCGATTCAGCCCTATCTGAACTGAATAATTGCAGCTGGCCACAGCAATAAACCGGAGCTGATTTATCATGCAAAATCTGTTCAAGTTAGATATGTATCTTGCAAAGCAGACGCAGAGTTTATTTTCAGAACTTCAGGCTGTTGTTTGTGCTGGAATTGACTTCCGATCTCATCTGCCTGAACAGGCCCGCCAGAAATTATATCTTGGACAAATTTGCGGTATTGATTTTGCCAATAGCCGTTCAGATGATTATCGCTATCTGGCAACCTTTTCGCTTTCTCACCAAACGGTGCCCTCTGGCTACTATCGTTCTGTCTTGGTCACACCAGCGAAAGACGGCCTGTCTTCACTTGATGATTTCCGTGCTGAACAACATCTGGTCGCGATCAATGAGCTCGGTTCTTTTTCAGGTTCGATTACGTTCTCGCGTACGATTTTTGGTAATGGCAAAAATATCTTTCCGCATTATCAGATTACGGGCAGCCATGCTGCCTCGCTTGCGCGAATTGCCCGTTCAGATGCCATGCTGGCGAGCATAGATTGTATCAGCTTTCATATGGCCTTACGCGAAAATCCGGACTTAGAACATAAAATTAAGGTGCTTGGATACACAGAACCTTTCCCTGGATTGCCCTTTGTTACTTCGGCTCTTATGCCAGAAGAGATTTGTGCAGTGATGACGACGCGTTTGCTGCAGTTTATTTCAGAGGAACGGGTAAAATTATGGGCTGACAGCCTGGGCGTGACCGGCATCATAAAATTGTCAGCAGATACATATCAGCAGATGCGTTCTGTTTGATGCGCCCTGAGGTAATCTTTGGGATGCGCTCTCAGTGAAAGGAGGGCTGTCAGGTGTCCACTTCGCGCTGGACATAACCGAAAAAATCAGTTCAGTCTAAACCGGTCCTGCAGATCAGCAAGTTGCGAGGCAGTTATGGAAAAGCCAAATATTTTGATCATTATGACAGATCAGCTGAACGGAACCTTGTTCCCAGAGGGCAGGCCTGCGCCGTTTTTGCACACGCCTCATCTGAATGCATTGGCAGACAGGTCTGTCTGTTTTGCTCAGAATTATACCGCCAGCCCTCTTTGCGGCCCGGGGCGTGCATCCTTTATGTCTGGCCAGCTGCCTTCACGAACCGGCGTTTATGATAATGCCGCGGAATTTTCATCAGCGATTCCCACCTATGCGCATCATCTTCGCCGTCATGGCTGGCAATGTTGTTTGTCTGGAAAGATGCATTTTGTTGGTCCTGATCAGTTGCATGGATTTGAAGAGAGGTTAACCACAGATATCTATCCGGCTGATTTTGGATGGACACCAGATTACACAAAGCCAGGAGAGCGGATCAATTGGTGGTATCATAACCTGGGTTCCGTAACCGGTGCAGGCGTTGCGGAAATTACGAACCAGATGGAATATGATGATGAGGTGGCCCATTTTGCCTGCCAGAAACTTTATCAGCTATCGCGTGGCCTTGATGATCGTCCATGGTGCTTAACAGTAAGCTTTACGCACCCTCATGACCCCTATGTGGCGAGACGTGAATTCTGGGATTTATATGAAGATTGTGATGCGCTTGCCCCTGAACTTTCCAGCTGGGATTTTGACCAGCATGATCCCCATTCAAAGCGTCTGTTCATTGCAAATGATTACAAAAATTTCCAGATAACAGAAACAGACATCCGGCGGTCTCGCCAGGCCTATTTTGCTAACATTTCTTACCTTGATGAAAAAATCGGTCAGATTTTGAGCGTACTGACAAAAGCCAGGATGGCAGAAAATACGATTATTATTTTTTGTTCTGATCACGGAGATATGCTGGGTGAGAGGGGGCTTTGGTTTAAAATGAGCTTCTTAGAGGGGGCTGCGCGTACCCCTTTGATGATTGCAGCGCCTCGTTTCTCGCCGATGACTGTTCGTGAACCGGTATCAAATTTAGATATCTTACCAACATTGGCTGATTTGGCTGGCCTTGATTTATCTGGGATCGCGCCCTGGGTAGATGGACAAAGCCTGTTGCCTTTGG contains the following coding sequences:
- a CDS encoding lysophospholipase L1 / arylesterase produces the protein MSKETRILIYGDSNSWGYLDDGLGRRFARRWPVEMLTLLSARHSVSVIEECLPGRTTNLPDPEMGAYFDGQMPLEALLRSHQPLDHILVMLGTNDLKARFNRTAEDIAAAVIGLAKMARSVPVGRGGWSSAEAPEVSVICPLIIGQKASDPGWERVAEWAGANKKSEALPLALQRACSAASVTMFDGNEFGQSSERDPIHWSEETHIRFGAGMAQAIQPYLN
- a CDS encoding ABC-type phosphate/phosphonate transport system, periplasmic component; the protein is MQNLFKLDMYLAKQTQSLFSELQAVVCAGIDFRSHLPEQARQKLYLGQICGIDFANSRSDDYRYLATFSLSHQTVPSGYYRSVLVTPAKDGLSSLDDFRAEQHLVAINELGSFSGSITFSRTIFGNGKNIFPHYQITGSHAASLARIARSDAMLASIDCISFHMALRENPDLEHKIKVLGYTEPFPGLPFVTSALMPEEICAVMTTRLLQFISEERVKLWADSLGVTGIIKLSADTYQQMRSV
- a CDS encoding choline-sulfatase (PFAM: Choline sulfatase enzyme C terminal; Sulfatase~TIGRFAM: choline-sulfatase), giving the protein MEKPNILIIMTDQLNGTLFPEGRPAPFLHTPHLNALADRSVCFAQNYTASPLCGPGRASFMSGQLPSRTGVYDNAAEFSSAIPTYAHHLRRHGWQCCLSGKMHFVGPDQLHGFEERLTTDIYPADFGWTPDYTKPGERINWWYHNLGSVTGAGVAEITNQMEYDDEVAHFACQKLYQLSRGLDDRPWCLTVSFTHPHDPYVARREFWDLYEDCDALAPELSSWDFDQHDPHSKRLFIANDYKNFQITETDIRRSRQAYFANISYLDEKIGQILSVLTKARMAENTIIIFCSDHGDMLGERGLWFKMSFLEGAARTPLMIAAPRFSPMTVREPVSNLDILPTLADLAGLDLSGIAPWVDGQSLLPLVAGNKRDHPVLMEYAAEGSYAPLVAMVEGRFKFIRCQLDPDQMFDLECDPHELVNLANDPAYAEQADLFRQKIEQKWDLEEFDSSVRHSQAQRLLVYDALRNGAYFPWDYQPLQQASERYMRNHMDLNILEENQRYPRGE